A region of the Nocardia nova SH22a genome:
AATGTCCAGCACCGCCATCCGGCGCAGCCGCGGATCGTCGGCATGGACCAGCGACACCCGCGTCCCCGTCCCGTCCACCGCGCGCAGCACCTCACGGAAACCCTCGGGGACGGCACCGGCCGGGACCAGATCCACCAGATCCAGGTGCTCGGCCGCCTCGTCGCCGAGATGGGCGTCGACGGTATCGATCCAGCGCTGCACCATGCCCGGCCCCAGCGGTCCCTCGCGCAGGATCGTCTCCGGGATCACCGTCCAGCCCAGCGCCCGCGACACCAGATAGGAGGCCACCTCGCGCCCGGCCAGGGTGCCGTCCGGGAAATCCCACAGCGGCCGTTCCCCGCGCACCGGCTTGTAGACCACGCGCAGCGGCTCGCCCGCACCGCCGGATTCGATCTCACACACCAGCGTGAGATTGCTGGCGGTGGTCACCCGTCCGATGATCTGCAACTCACCGGTGCACAGGCCGTCGCGGGCCGCTCCCTCGTCCGCGGCCGCCGCGCTCGTGGTCACCTGTCCTCAGTCCTCTTCGAGGTCGGTCGCGCCGAAGATGTCGCCGCGCTTGTAGCCGTTGGTGCGCACGCACATATGCCCCTTGGGCGACAGCGGTTCCCCGCACAGCGGGCACGGCGGACGTCCCGCCGCGATCACCTTGGTCGAACGCAACGCGAACTCACGAGCCTGCTCCGGGGTGAGGAACACCCGCACCGCGTCGGGGCCCTCCTCGGTGTCGTCGAGCACCACCGATTCGTCGACCTCGGTCTCGGTGATGGCCAGCAACTCCACCACCACCGCGCCGGCGTCGGCATCCCAGCCCAAACCCATTGTGCCGACCCGGAACTCGGTATCGATCGGCATCCGCAGCG
Encoded here:
- a CDS encoding SCO1664 family protein, whose translation is MTTSAAAADEGAARDGLCTGELQIIGRVTTASNLTLVCEIESGGAGEPLRVVYKPVRGERPLWDFPDGTLAGREVASYLVSRALGWTVIPETILREGPLGPGMVQRWIDTVDAHLGDEAAEHLDLVDLVPAGAVPEGFREVLRAVDGTGTRVSLVHADDPRLRRMAVLDILLNNADRKGGHALEGVDGGVYGVDHGICLHSEPKLRTVLWGWAGEPVEQALLDDVAAFADRLPGAVGTALAEHITDAEIEALGARARDLLDDPVLPQPVSSRPIPWPAF
- a CDS encoding DUF3090 domain-containing protein; this encodes MARAIHVFRTPDRFVAGTVGEPGDRAFYLQAVQEPRVVSVLLEKQQVKVLADRMGLLLDEVARRFGATVPPQAEDVSDTDPLRMPIDTEFRVGTMGLGWDADAGAVVVELLAITETEVDESVVLDDTEEGPDAVRVFLTPEQAREFALRSTKVIAAGRPPCPLCGEPLSPKGHMCVRTNGYKRGDIFGATDLEED